From the Lolium rigidum isolate FL_2022 chromosome 2, APGP_CSIRO_Lrig_0.1, whole genome shotgun sequence genome, one window contains:
- the LOC124689484 gene encoding disease resistance protein Pik-2-like, with amino-acid sequence MADLIVSSAYSAADSLVGRFTRILEDEVKLLRGVQGDVLFIKDEMETMFGFLKDASSSFDMDGRGEVWVKQIRDLARDSENCMDTYLNNLARGTSDTPFWLRQIVTLPTRRELAIQFQELRSRAQQVSERRGRYGIRDPEPSSKRGMSHTETVFPEAGEVDAHDKECRRRRRFLVREEEPLSELLEGDTDLLVRWLTEPEPGDTPPLEQLTWPKHEMMPRQSSVPLLDLVTKEGDEIPSWYMRPEQVTEPRDETQQQQQILCLEWKAELGNDVPQQQELRLEWTEPGNQAPQTQQDLRLEWKTGQGNSNKKTPPRVISLVQQRSGDNLNHAKKVYDHSIIRQSFGIKCWVSVGQSTHPDWVFQDIIVNMQHFLEGCNYLIVLDDVSDQSLLSRIISALPGAAAGGGHSVVLVTTRTYDLANSFSPYKVFPPLDPLIDFFFAKAVSLLQGEPGHDTKRPELIRNALSKCAPDMFCLKVFLHVLYVDPSMVENSELNIHSSESSENIRQLSLLWYNSLPLRYKNCLIYLSIFPKDGTIIRRTSLVRRWTADNLITGRNGSSALDEAESCFNVLLAANFLLHSDISASGKVKSCKVNGLISNFICDIAREKKFVDAELHPDLGSRISVHNRSQLQQVLATNRVSRQKYSCWNIQKQSTENQDGQRLDELTKFFENLPAFARLGLIRVLDLEGYDGLNNNHLNNICEMFQLRYLNLRRTKITKLPRHLENLQQLETLDIRETRVSSFATKVVVLPMLKHMLAGCKSSNEYTEAEPVSTVCLPDGTGRMTNLQILCHVDVSSKEDHLIEIGKLQQLRKLGVVFRSRNSNFKHLLQAIEKLNKSLLSLSIHVEITDVHDINTAEPAAFSPPKFLQSLNICGITRGLPRWIKELHLLAKLTLRQTRLTEEDIKVLGKLSGLRCLRLLHWSYDETNLTLQEEEFQSLVFIRIECSNITGISFNKTPKIEKVVWKFTDMRSIQGIGRLPSLNQLELIGNCDPSAIKEELSTHPNQPVITHNEQENKWFW; translated from the exons ATGGCCGACTTGATTGTCAGCTCAGCGTACAGTGCTGCGGACTCGCTTGTGGGACGCTTCACCAGGATTCTTGAGGACGAAGTGAAACTACTGAGAGGAGTGCAGGGAGACGTGCTGTTCATTAAGGATGAGATGGAGACAATGTTTGGCTTTCTCAAGGACGCGAGTTCCAGTTTTGATATGGATGGTCGGGGGGAGGTATGGGTGAAGCAGATCAGAGACCTCGCTCGCGACTCCGAGAACTGCATGGATACATATTTGAACAACCTTGCCCGTGGCACCAGCGACACCCCTTTCTGGTTGCGGCAGATCGTGACGCTGCCCACACGCCGCGAGCTGGCCATACAGTTCCAGGAGCTCAGGTCGAGGGCACAACAGGTGAGCGAGCGGCGGGGTAGGTACGGCATCCGTGACCCTGAACCAAGCTCAAAAAGAGGAATGTCACACACGGAGACGGTGTTTCCTGAAGCTGGTGAAGTCGATGCACACGACAAGGAATGCCGCAGGAGACGCCGTTTCCTAGTCCGGGAAGAAGAACCCCTCTCGGAGCTCCTGGAGGGTGACACGGATCTGCTGGTGCGGTGGTTGACTGAGCCAGAACCAGGAGACACGCCACCGTTAGAGCAGTTGACTTGGCCGAAACACGAGATGATGCCACGACAAAGCAGTGTTCCGCTACTGGATCTGGTGACGAAGGAAGGAGACGAGATACCTTCGTGGTATATGCGGCCGGAGCAGGTGACTGAGCCGCGAGACGagacgcagcagcagcagcagatatTGTGCCTCGAGTGGAAGGCCGAGCTCGGAAACGatgtaccgcagcaacaagagttaCGGCTGGAGTGGACTGAGCCAGGAAACCAGGCACCGCAGACACAGCAGGATCTGCGGCTGGAGTGGAAGACGGGGCAAGGAAATTCGAACAAGAAAACACCGCCCAGGGTCATCTCGCTTGTCCAACAACGATCAGGTGATAATCTGAATCATGCAAAAAAAGTGTATGACCACAGCATTATAAGGCAGTCCTTCGGTATAAAGTGCTGGGTTAGTGTTGGGCAAAGTACTCATCCCGACTGGGTATTTCAGGACATCATAGTAAAT ATGCAACATTTTCTGGAAGGTTGCAACTATCTAATTGTTCTTGATGATGTCTCTGATCAATCCCTGCTCAGTAGAATAATATCTGCTCTccccggtgctgctgctggtggtggtcACTCTGTTGTACTGGTGACCACGAGGACATATGATCTAGCAAATTCCTTTTCTCCATATAAAGTCTTCCCACCTCTGGATCCCCTTATCGACTTTTTCTTTGCTAAGGCGGTTTCCCTTCTTCAAGGTGAACCCGGGCATGATACTAAGAGACCAGAGCTTATTAGGAATGCTCTATCAAAATGTGCACCCGACATGTTTTGCCTGAAGGTTTTCCTACATGTCCTCTATGTTGATCCAAGTATGGTGGAAAATTCTGAGTTAAATATCCATTCTAGTGAATCTTCCGAAAATATTCGACAGCTCTCGTTGTTATGGTATAACAGCCTCCCTCTCCGTTACAAGAACTGCTTGATATATCTATCTATCTTCCCCAAAGATGGTACCATTATCAGGAGAACAAGTCTAGTAAGAAGATGGACAGCTGATAACCTGATCACAGGAAGAAACGGTTCATCTGCACTGGATGAAGCTGAGAGctgcttcaatgtgcttcttgcagCAAATTTCCTTCTTCATAGCGACATCAGTGCGTCTGGTAAAGTCAAGAGTTGCAAAGTAAATGGTTTAATTTCAAACTTCATATGTGACATTGCCAGAGAGAAGAAGTTTGTGGATGCAGAACTTCATCCAGATTTGGGCAGCCGGATTTCTGTTCACAATAGAAGTCAACTTCAGCAAGTTTTGGCGACAAATCGGGTATCCCGTCAGAAGTATTCATGTTGGAACATACAAAAGCAGTCAACTGAAAATCAAGATGGTCAAAGGTTGGATGAGCTTACGAAGTTCTTTGAAAACCTGCCTGCTTTCGCTCGACTGGGATTGATCAGAGTTCTTGATCTTGAAGGCTATGATGGTTTGAATAATAATCATCTGAACAACATCTGTGAGATGTTTCAACTAAGATATTTGAACCTTCGGAGAACTAAGATTACCAAACTGCCCAGGCATCTTGAGAATCTTCAGCAGTTGGAAACACTGGATATAAGGGAGACCAGGGTAAGCTCATTCGCCACAAAAGTTGTAGTGCTTCCAATGCTTAAGCATATGCTTGCTGGGTGCAAAAGCTCAAATGAGTACACGGAAGCGGAACCAGTTTCCACAGTTTGCTTGCCTGATGGAACCGGGAGGATGACAAATCTGCAGATACTCTGCCATGTTGATGTTTCCAGCAAAGAAGATCATCTGATTGAGATTGGGAAACTACAACAGCTTAGAAAGTTGGGTGTTGTATTCCGAAGTAGGAACAGCAACTTCAAGCATTTGCTCCAGGCAATTGAGAAACTGAACAAaagcctcctctctctctcaatcCATGTTGAAATAACAGATGTCCACGACATTAACACAGCAGAGCCTGCAGCATTCTCTCCACCAAAGTTTCTTCAGAGTCTAAACATATGTGGCATCACCAGAGGGTTGCCTCGTTGGATCAAGGAGCTCCACTTACTCGCAAAGTTAACTCTGCGTCAGACTCGTTTGACAGAAGAGGACATAAAAGTTCTTGGCAAGCTTAGTGGATTGCGCTGCCTCAGGCTGCTGCACTGGTCGTATGACGAAACCAATTTGACACTTCAGGAGGAAGAATTCCAGAGTCTAGTATTTATTCGTATTGAATGTTCCAACATTACTGGCATCAGCTTCAACAAGACCCCTAAGATTGAGAAGGTAGTATGGAAATTCACAGATATGAGATCAATTCAAGGAATCGGCCGCCTTCCAAGCCTCAACCAGCTTGAGCTGATTGGCAACTGCGACCCAAGTGCTATCAAAGAAGAACTCTCCACACATCCAAACCAACCTGTCATAACTCACAATGAACAAGAAAATAAATGGTTCTGGTGA
- the LOC124689483 gene encoding polyubiquitin-like translates to MTEYPRDNSWHRKMKIFVEVLKGKTITLEVGILDTVDSVKAKIHDKEGIPINLQRLRFSAHGVLEDGHTLGEYNIQEGSTLLLILELQIFVETLPGKTTPLKIYSYYTIEHVKRDMFLGQQEKLNVYMLNGKQLHNSISLADYGIQEGSTLIITLEVATVDTIGDVKEKIQDEQHFPKNQQCIIFANKQLEDDVTLADHNIQKESTLLLVVNHPSQRGKMTIYVKTLWNKIYILEVENNDTVYDVMVMLQGKMSVFPHVQRLIFGGKQLDVNHTLDHYKVKMYSTLHLVLRFGGG, encoded by the exons ATGACAGAATATCCGCGGGACAACAGCTGGCATCGCAAG ATGAAGATCTTTGTCGAGGTCCTTAAAGGCAAGACCATCACTCTGGAGGTTGGGATTTTAGACACAGTTGACAGTGTGAAAGCAAAGATTCATGACAAGGAGGGCATCCCTATAAACCTGCAGCGCCTCAGGTTCTCCGCTCACGGCGTGCTGGAGGATGGACACACCTTAGGTGAATACAACATCCAAGAGGGTTCTACCCTTCTTCTCATATTGGAACTGCAGATTTTTGTGGAGACCCTTCCTGGTAAAACTACCCCTCTCAAGATCTATTCGTACTATACCATCGAGCATGTCAAGAGAGATATGTTTCTGGGTCAGCAGGAGAAGCTCAATGTTTATATGCTCAACGGGAAGCAGCTACACAACAGCATTTCATTGGCTGATTATGGCATCCAGGAAGGATCTACTCT CATCATCACTCTTGAAGTTGCAACCGTGGATACCATCGGCGATGTTAAGGAGAAGATTCAAGATGAACAGCATTTTCCCAAAAACCAACAGTGCATCATCTTTGCCAATAAACAACTAGaagatgatgtcaccttggcggaTCACAACATCCAGAAGGAGTCCACCCTTCTCCTTGTCGTTAACCACCCATCTCAGAGAGGTAAGATGACCATCTATGTCAAGACGTTGTGGAACAAAATCTACATTCTTGAGGTTGAGAACAATGATACGGTCTATGATGTCATGGTGATGCTCCAAGGTAAGATGTCCGTTTTCCCACATGTTCAGCGCCTCATCTTTGGCGGCAAGCAGCTAGATGTCAACCATACCTTGGATCACTACAAGGTCAAGATGTATTCCACCCTCCACCTCGTGCTCAGATTTGGTGGAGGCTGA